The following coding sequences lie in one Streptomyces sp. NBC_00510 genomic window:
- a CDS encoding DUF4307 domain-containing protein encodes MSAVRDGLPQGRYGREAEADARADRRLRLVGSVLGVVLLLFVGWIGWDKLTGTEVSAELIKFQVVSDQEVQVHIEVRKDTGVTAVCTLRSLAEDHSEVGRKDVRLNQHTGRIDTVVTIRTTSRGTTAELVGCQPAR; translated from the coding sequence ATGAGCGCGGTGCGCGACGGACTGCCCCAGGGACGGTACGGGCGGGAGGCCGAGGCCGACGCGCGTGCGGACCGCAGGCTGCGGCTCGTCGGCTCGGTGCTCGGTGTGGTGCTGCTGCTGTTCGTCGGCTGGATCGGCTGGGACAAGCTCACCGGCACGGAGGTCAGCGCCGAACTGATCAAGTTCCAGGTCGTCTCCGACCAGGAGGTCCAGGTCCACATCGAGGTGCGCAAGGACACAGGGGTGACGGCGGTGTGCACCCTGCGTTCGCTCGCCGAGGACCACAGCGAAGTCGGACGCAAGGACGTTCGCCTCAATCAGCACACCGGTCGCATCGACACCGTCGTCACCATTCGCACCACCAGTCGCGGCACTACCGCGGAACTGGTCGGCTGCCAGCCCGCCCGATGA
- the greA gene encoding transcription elongation factor GreA — MTQTSENVTWLTQEAYDQLKAELEHLSGPARTEIVAKIEEARQEGDLKENAGYHAAREDQGKLELRIRQLTQLLQHAKVGEAPADNGVVAPGMVVTIAFDGDPDDTLTFLLGSREYVSSDLETYSPQSPLGSGVNGKKIGEDATYELPNGKKASVRIIEAKPHSG; from the coding sequence GTGACCCAGACCAGCGAGAACGTCACCTGGCTGACCCAGGAGGCGTACGACCAGCTCAAGGCAGAGCTGGAGCACCTGTCGGGTCCCGCACGCACCGAGATCGTCGCCAAGATCGAGGAAGCCCGTCAGGAAGGCGATCTCAAGGAGAACGCCGGTTACCACGCGGCGCGTGAGGACCAGGGCAAGCTGGAGCTCCGGATCCGCCAGCTGACGCAGCTCCTGCAGCACGCCAAGGTGGGCGAGGCGCCGGCGGACAACGGCGTGGTCGCGCCCGGCATGGTCGTGACGATCGCCTTCGACGGCGACCCCGACGACACCCTGACGTTCCTGCTCGGCTCGCGCGAGTACGTCTCCTCCGACCTGGAGACCTACTCGCCGCAGTCCCCGCTCGGCTCGGGCGTGAACGGCAAGAAGATCGGCGAGGACGCGACGTACGAGCTCCCGAACGGCAAGAAGGCCTCGGTGCGGATCATCGAGGCCAAGCCGCACAGCGGCTGA
- a CDS encoding ABC transporter permease, with amino-acid sequence MTTVTDAVSTSAPRTSNPIVQSVRDSLVVARRNLIRMLRIPEVVIFGLVQPIMFVVLFSYVFGGSMNVGGSTSPALYREFLMAGIFAQTVTFATAGAGAGIADDMHKGLIDRFRSLPMARGAVLTGRTLADLVQTALTVVVLAIVAVLVGWRVHEGLPKALAAFGLLLLLGYAFSWIGALIGLSVRTPEAATSGGLIWLFPLTFISNAFVDSNQMTPWLRHIAEWNPFSATVLACRELFGNLPPNYQTPDVWPMQHPVLASVLWSIVIILVFRTLAVRKYRSATA; translated from the coding sequence GTGACCACGGTGACCGACGCGGTCTCCACCAGCGCGCCGCGCACCTCCAACCCGATCGTGCAGTCCGTCCGCGACTCGCTGGTGGTCGCCCGGCGCAACCTGATCCGCATGCTGCGCATCCCCGAGGTCGTGATCTTCGGCCTCGTGCAGCCGATCATGTTCGTGGTGCTGTTCAGCTACGTCTTCGGCGGCTCCATGAACGTCGGCGGCTCCACCAGCCCCGCGCTCTACCGCGAGTTCCTGATGGCCGGCATCTTCGCCCAGACCGTGACCTTCGCCACCGCGGGCGCCGGCGCGGGCATCGCGGACGACATGCACAAGGGCCTCATCGACCGCTTCCGGTCGCTGCCCATGGCCCGCGGCGCGGTGCTCACCGGCCGCACCCTGGCGGACCTGGTGCAGACCGCCCTGACCGTCGTGGTGCTCGCCATCGTCGCCGTGCTCGTCGGCTGGCGCGTCCACGAGGGCCTGCCCAAGGCGCTCGCGGCGTTCGGCCTGCTGCTCCTGCTCGGCTACGCCTTCTCCTGGATCGGCGCCCTGATCGGCTTGTCCGTCCGTACCCCGGAGGCGGCCACCTCCGGCGGTCTGATCTGGCTGTTCCCGCTGACGTTCATCTCGAACGCCTTCGTGGACTCCAACCAGATGACCCCCTGGCTGCGGCACATCGCCGAGTGGAACCCGTTCAGCGCCACCGTGCTGGCCTGCCGGGAGCTGTTCGGCAACCTGCCGCCGAACTACCAGACCCCGGACGTCTGGCCGATGCAGCACCCGGTGCTCGCCTCGGTGCTGTGGTCGATCGTCATCATCCTGGTCTTCCGCACCCTCGCGGTGCGCAAGTACCGCTCGGCGACCGCCTGA
- a CDS encoding ATP-binding cassette domain-containing protein, giving the protein MPGAIHAEGLVKTFGDVRALDGVDLDVPEGTVLGLLGPNGAGKTTAVRVLTTLLQPDSGKAVVAGIDVLKHPNEVRRQIGLSGQFAAVDEYLTGRENLQMVGQLYQMSARDAKARAAELLERFNLAEAADRTAKTYSGGMRRRLDLAAALVVRPPVMFMDEPTTGLDPRNRLALWEVIQDLVAGGTTLLLTTQYLEEADHLAHDICVIDHGKVIARGTSDELKARTGGERVEVVVHDREHLVTATEVLNGFGKGETAVDNHTRRITVPVTGGAKLLAEVIRELDTRGIEIDDIGLRRPTLDDVFMSLTGHAAEEKEEESQ; this is encoded by the coding sequence ATGCCAGGCGCCATCCATGCCGAAGGTCTGGTGAAGACCTTCGGTGACGTACGGGCACTGGACGGAGTGGACCTCGACGTCCCTGAGGGGACCGTCCTGGGCCTCCTCGGCCCCAACGGGGCCGGGAAGACGACCGCCGTACGCGTCCTGACCACCCTGCTGCAGCCCGACAGCGGCAAGGCCGTCGTGGCCGGCATAGACGTGCTGAAGCACCCCAACGAGGTGCGCCGGCAGATCGGCCTGTCCGGTCAGTTCGCGGCGGTCGACGAGTACCTCACCGGCCGCGAGAACCTGCAGATGGTCGGCCAGCTCTACCAGATGAGCGCCCGGGACGCGAAGGCCCGCGCGGCGGAGCTGCTCGAGCGCTTCAACCTCGCCGAGGCGGCCGACCGTACGGCCAAGACCTACTCCGGCGGCATGCGGCGCCGGCTCGACCTGGCGGCCGCGCTGGTCGTCAGGCCGCCGGTGATGTTCATGGACGAGCCGACGACCGGCCTCGACCCCCGCAACCGCCTCGCGCTGTGGGAGGTCATCCAGGACCTGGTCGCCGGCGGCACCACGCTGCTGCTCACCACGCAGTACCTGGAGGAGGCCGACCACCTCGCCCACGACATCTGCGTGATCGACCACGGCAAGGTCATCGCCCGCGGCACCTCCGACGAGCTCAAGGCGCGGACCGGCGGCGAGCGCGTCGAGGTCGTCGTCCACGACCGCGAGCACCTGGTGACCGCCACCGAGGTGCTGAACGGCTTCGGCAAGGGCGAGACCGCCGTGGACAACCACACCCGGCGGATCACCGTGCCGGTCACGGGCGGCGCCAAGCTGCTCGCCGAGGTCATCCGTGAGCTCGACACCCGCGGCATCGAGATCGACGACATCGGTCTGCGCCGGCCCACGCTCGACGACGTGTTCATGTCCCTCACCGGCCACGCCGCCGAGGAGAAGGAAGAGGAGTCCCAGTGA
- the ilvA gene encoding threonine ammonia-lyase — MLSGVARVTPMEGSRHLSRLVAAPVHLKCENLQRTGSFKVRGAYVRIAGLRPEERAAGVVAASAGNHAQGVALAASLLGVRSTVFMPSGAPLPKVAATRDYGAEVRLHGHVVDETLRAAQEYAEQTGAVFIHPFDHPDIVAGQGTVGLEILDQCPEVRTIVVGMGGGGLAAGVAVAVKSVRPEVRVVGVQAAGAAAYPPSLAAGRPVALDAVATMADGIKVGCPGEVPFAIVRDLVDEVCTVTEDELSSALLLCLERAKLVVEPAGASPVAALLSRPEAFDGPVVAVLSGGNVDPLLMERTLRHGMAAAGRYMSFRLRLTDRPGALAALLEILSASDANVLDIAHVRTDPRLGLTEAEVELQLETRGPEHRAAVAAALRTAGYVLL; from the coding sequence ATGCTGTCGGGTGTGGCCCGCGTGACCCCCATGGAGGGCAGCCGCCACCTGTCCCGTCTGGTGGCCGCCCCGGTGCACCTGAAGTGCGAGAACCTGCAGCGCACGGGCTCCTTCAAGGTGCGCGGCGCCTATGTGAGGATCGCCGGTCTGCGGCCGGAGGAGCGCGCGGCGGGCGTGGTCGCGGCGAGCGCCGGCAACCACGCGCAGGGCGTGGCACTGGCCGCGTCGCTGCTCGGGGTGCGCTCCACCGTCTTCATGCCGTCCGGCGCCCCGCTGCCGAAGGTCGCGGCGACCCGCGACTACGGGGCGGAGGTGCGGTTGCACGGGCACGTGGTGGACGAGACGCTGCGCGCCGCCCAGGAGTACGCGGAGCAGACGGGCGCGGTCTTCATCCACCCCTTCGACCACCCGGACATCGTCGCCGGGCAGGGCACGGTGGGCCTGGAGATCCTCGACCAGTGCCCGGAGGTGCGCACGATCGTCGTGGGGATGGGCGGCGGCGGGCTCGCGGCCGGTGTGGCGGTGGCGGTGAAGTCGGTGCGCCCGGAGGTGCGGGTCGTCGGCGTGCAGGCGGCGGGTGCGGCCGCCTATCCGCCGTCGCTGGCGGCGGGGCGGCCGGTGGCGCTGGACGCGGTGGCGACCATGGCGGACGGGATCAAGGTGGGCTGCCCCGGGGAGGTGCCGTTCGCCATCGTCCGGGACCTGGTGGACGAGGTGTGCACGGTCACCGAGGACGAGCTGTCCAGTGCGCTGCTGCTGTGCCTGGAGCGGGCGAAGCTGGTGGTCGAGCCGGCCGGGGCGAGCCCGGTGGCGGCTCTGCTGTCGCGGCCGGAGGCCTTCGACGGGCCGGTCGTCGCCGTGCTGTCCGGCGGCAACGTCGACCCGCTGCTGATGGAGCGCACCCTGCGGCACGGCATGGCGGCCGCCGGGCGCTACATGTCCTTCCGGCTGCGGCTCACGGACCGGCCGGGAGCGCTGGCGGCGCTGCTGGAGATCCTTTCGGCGAGTGACGCAAACGTGCTGGACATCGCGCACGTGCGCACGGATCCTCGGTTGGGGCTGACCGAGGCGGAGGTCGAGCTGCAGCTGGAGACCCGCGGCCCCGAGCACCGGGCCGCCGTGGCGGCGGCCCTGCGGACGGCTGGGTACGTGCTGCTCTGA
- a CDS encoding MarR family transcriptional regulator, whose product MPIPPSEITTDLLERLQHEVALFARRAEQTRLGGVGKARNSMDRAAYLLLHRLDNEGPMGVKALAEGMGIDSSTVTRQVAPLVDSGLVKRTSHPEDGRAVVLALSPRGRSRLEEVRSSRQQLMAVVTEDWTPQERESFTDLLGRFNGALAQYHSSVTQGDEQNS is encoded by the coding sequence ATGCCCATTCCCCCCTCGGAGATCACGACCGACCTCCTGGAGCGCCTGCAGCACGAGGTGGCGCTCTTCGCCCGCCGCGCGGAACAGACGCGCCTCGGTGGCGTCGGCAAGGCCCGCAACTCCATGGACCGGGCCGCGTACCTGCTGCTCCACCGCCTCGACAACGAGGGCCCGATGGGCGTGAAGGCGCTCGCGGAGGGCATGGGCATCGACTCCTCCACCGTCACACGCCAGGTCGCCCCGCTCGTGGACAGCGGACTGGTCAAGCGCACCTCCCACCCCGAGGACGGGCGGGCGGTCGTGCTCGCGCTCTCCCCGCGCGGACGTTCCCGCCTGGAGGAGGTCCGCAGCTCGCGGCAGCAGCTCATGGCGGTCGTGACGGAGGACTGGACGCCGCAGGAGCGCGAGTCCTTCACCGACCTCCTCGGCCGGTTCAACGGCGCGCTCGCGCAGTACCACTCCTCCGTCACGCAAGGAGACGAGCAGAACTCTTGA
- a CDS encoding RNA polymerase — MGERREAAERLREAEFEAFAAGAAGRLLHVAVLLTGDRAEGTELLCAALSRSYADWFRMRGEDPYACTRAEIVRRFAHRPWWRRPRGGVLGPLDVRERLVIVLRLYEGIAEEQAAAQLGMPSERVRVITLRASAALRSRPARGGAAPRVREVAS; from the coding sequence GTGGGAGAGCGCCGGGAGGCAGCGGAGCGCCTGCGCGAGGCCGAGTTCGAGGCGTTCGCGGCGGGCGCGGCAGGGCGGTTGCTGCACGTCGCCGTCCTGCTCACGGGGGACCGGGCGGAAGGGACCGAGCTGCTGTGCGCCGCCCTGTCGCGCAGCTACGCGGACTGGTTCCGGATGCGCGGCGAGGACCCGTACGCCTGCACCCGCGCCGAGATCGTCCGCCGCTTCGCCCACCGGCCCTGGTGGCGCCGTCCGCGCGGCGGGGTGCTCGGGCCGCTCGACGTGCGGGAGCGGCTGGTGATCGTGCTGCGGCTGTACGAGGGCATCGCCGAGGAACAGGCCGCCGCGCAGCTCGGCATGCCGTCGGAACGGGTGCGGGTGATCACCCTGCGGGCCAGCGCGGCCCTGCGCAGCCGGCCCGCCCGCGGCGGGGCGGCGCCCCGGGTGCGGGAGGTCGCGTCGTGA
- a CDS encoding cystathionine gamma-synthase → MSEQQHQNFETLAIHAGQPADAQTGAVVTPIYQVSTYKQDGVGGLRGGYEYSRSANPTRTALEENLAALEGGRRGLAFASGLAAEDCLLRTVLKPGDHVVIPNDAYGGTFRLFAKVVERWGVQWSVANTSDPAAVRAALRPETKVIWVETPSNPLLGITDIAALADIARGADARLVVDNTFASPYLQQPLALGADVVVHSTTKYMGGHSDVVGGALVAADAGLGEELAYHQNAMGAVAGPFDAWLVMRGIKTLAVRMDRHSENAARVAELLSLHPKVTQVFYPGLPEHAGHDVAAKQMKRFGGMVSFRVAGGEEAAVEVCNRARLFTLGESLGGVESLIEHPGRMTHASVAGSALEVPADLVRLSVGIESVDDLLEDLRQALGA, encoded by the coding sequence ATGAGCGAGCAGCAGCACCAGAACTTCGAGACCCTCGCGATCCACGCGGGTCAGCCGGCCGACGCCCAGACCGGGGCCGTGGTCACGCCGATCTACCAGGTCTCCACGTACAAGCAGGACGGGGTCGGGGGCCTGCGCGGCGGCTACGAGTACAGCCGGTCCGCCAACCCCACGCGCACCGCGCTGGAGGAGAACCTCGCGGCCCTCGAGGGCGGCCGCCGCGGCCTGGCGTTCGCGTCCGGCCTGGCCGCCGAGGACTGCCTGCTGCGCACGGTCCTGAAGCCCGGCGACCACGTGGTCATCCCCAACGACGCGTACGGCGGCACCTTCCGGCTCTTCGCCAAGGTCGTCGAACGCTGGGGCGTGCAGTGGTCGGTCGCCAACACCTCCGACCCGGCGGCGGTCCGGGCCGCGCTCCGGCCCGAGACCAAGGTGATCTGGGTCGAGACGCCCAGCAACCCGCTGCTCGGGATCACCGACATCGCGGCGCTGGCGGACATCGCGCGCGGCGCGGACGCCCGGCTCGTCGTCGACAACACCTTCGCCAGCCCCTACCTGCAGCAGCCGCTGGCGCTCGGCGCCGACGTGGTCGTGCACTCCACCACCAAGTACATGGGCGGGCACTCGGACGTGGTCGGCGGCGCGCTGGTCGCGGCCGACGCGGGGCTCGGCGAGGAACTGGCCTACCACCAGAACGCGATGGGCGCCGTCGCCGGCCCCTTCGACGCGTGGCTGGTGATGCGGGGCATCAAGACGCTCGCGGTGCGCATGGACCGCCACAGCGAGAACGCGGCCCGGGTCGCGGAACTGCTCTCGCTGCACCCGAAGGTCACCCAGGTCTTCTACCCCGGGCTGCCCGAGCACGCGGGGCACGACGTCGCGGCCAAGCAGATGAAGCGGTTCGGCGGGATGGTCTCCTTCCGCGTCGCGGGCGGCGAGGAGGCGGCCGTCGAGGTGTGCAACCGGGCGCGGCTGTTCACGCTGGGCGAGTCCCTGGGCGGCGTCGAGTCCCTCATCGAGCACCCCGGCCGGATGACGCACGCCTCGGTCGCGGGCTCCGCGCTGGAGGTCCCGGCGGACCTGGTGCGGCTCTCCGTGGGCATCGAGTCCGTCGACGACCTCCTGGAAGACCTCCGCCAGGCCCTCGGCGCGTAG
- the msrA gene encoding peptide-methionine (S)-S-oxide reductase MsrA produces MTPRLPSREEAIPGRPAPLHTVPDRHTVLGRPLTGPYPADLEVADFALGCFWGAERVFWRTPGVWTTLVGYAGGYTENPTYEEVCSGLTGHAEVVRVVFDPALITYGELLKVFWEAHDPTQGHRQGNDIGTQYRSAVYAHSPGQLATALASREAYQSALRAKGHGTITTAVVPAGPFHAAEPYHQQYLDKNPGGYCGIEGTGVSCPVGIAKADG; encoded by the coding sequence TTGACGCCGCGCCTGCCCTCCCGTGAGGAGGCGATACCGGGCCGCCCCGCCCCGCTCCACACGGTGCCCGACCGCCACACCGTGCTCGGCAGGCCGCTCACCGGCCCCTACCCGGCCGACCTGGAGGTCGCCGACTTCGCGCTGGGCTGCTTCTGGGGCGCCGAGCGCGTCTTCTGGCGGACGCCCGGCGTGTGGACGACGCTCGTCGGCTACGCGGGCGGGTACACGGAGAACCCGACGTACGAGGAGGTCTGCAGCGGCCTCACCGGCCACGCCGAGGTCGTGCGTGTCGTCTTCGACCCGGCGCTGATCACGTACGGGGAGCTGCTGAAGGTGTTCTGGGAGGCCCACGACCCCACCCAGGGCCACCGCCAGGGCAACGACATCGGCACCCAGTACCGCTCCGCGGTGTACGCCCACTCCCCCGGGCAGCTCGCGACGGCCCTCGCCTCCCGCGAGGCCTACCAGTCCGCCCTGCGCGCCAAGGGGCACGGCACCATCACCACGGCGGTCGTCCCTGCGGGCCCCTTCCACGCCGCCGAGCCGTACCACCAGCAGTACCTGGACAAGAACCCCGGCGGCTACTGCGGGATCGAGGGGACGGGGGTCTCCTGCCCGGTCGGCATCGCGAAGGCCGATGGCTGA
- a CDS encoding beta-lactamase family protein produces the protein MADIQGTYDDLFTAVPGALAGLLDGGDAGGSVAVFVDGEPVVDVWGGFADGDRTVPWQRDTITNVWSVTKTMTALCALVLADRGALDPDAPVARYWPEFAAAGKEKVLVRHLLAHTAGLPDWDGPIDELYDWPSATARLAALAPQWEPGSAAGYHSLTQGYLVGEVVRRITGRSVGGFFAQEVAGPLGADFHIGLPAEHDPRVALAVPPPSRDEDYAASAPGGSASPGSGTAVRLRDGNGVAWRRAQIPAASGFGNARSVALVQSVLACGGAVRGVRLLSPAGCDRAREEQFSGEDRRLGMPVRWGLGYGLFGNSFGWGGWGGSLVMIDPEARMTVAYVPNQMREPADDTRGMELVMAAYDGLQGLRA, from the coding sequence ATGGCCGATATCCAGGGCACGTACGACGACCTGTTCACCGCGGTGCCGGGCGCGCTGGCCGGATTGCTGGACGGCGGGGACGCGGGGGGCTCCGTCGCGGTCTTCGTGGACGGCGAGCCGGTGGTGGACGTCTGGGGCGGGTTCGCCGACGGGGACCGCACGGTCCCGTGGCAGCGGGACACGATCACCAACGTCTGGTCCGTCACCAAGACGATGACGGCACTGTGCGCGCTGGTCCTGGCCGACCGCGGCGCGCTCGATCCGGACGCGCCGGTCGCCCGGTACTGGCCGGAGTTCGCCGCGGCGGGCAAGGAGAAGGTGCTGGTGCGGCACCTGCTCGCGCACACCGCGGGCCTGCCCGACTGGGACGGGCCGATCGACGAGCTCTACGACTGGCCGTCCGCCACCGCGCGTCTGGCGGCGCTGGCCCCGCAGTGGGAACCGGGCAGCGCGGCCGGGTACCACTCGCTCACCCAGGGGTACCTCGTGGGCGAGGTCGTACGCCGGATCACCGGCCGGAGCGTGGGCGGGTTCTTCGCGCAGGAGGTGGCCGGACCGCTGGGCGCCGACTTCCACATCGGACTGCCCGCCGAGCACGACCCCCGCGTGGCGCTCGCCGTCCCGCCGCCGTCCCGGGACGAGGACTACGCGGCGAGCGCGCCCGGCGGCAGCGCGTCGCCCGGCTCCGGCACCGCCGTGCGGCTCCGTGACGGGAACGGCGTGGCGTGGCGTCGCGCGCAGATCCCGGCGGCGAGCGGCTTCGGCAACGCCCGCTCGGTCGCCCTCGTGCAGTCGGTGCTGGCCTGCGGCGGAGCGGTGCGCGGGGTGCGGCTGCTGTCGCCGGCGGGCTGTGACCGCGCGCGGGAGGAGCAGTTCAGCGGCGAGGACCGCCGCCTGGGCATGCCGGTCCGCTGGGGGCTGGGCTACGGGCTGTTCGGCAACAGCTTCGGGTGGGGCGGTTGGGGCGGCTCGCTCGTGATGATCGACCCCGAGGCCCGTATGACGGTGGCGTACGTGCCCAACCAGATGCGCGAACCCGCGGACGACACCCGCGGGATGGAACTCGTCATGGCCGCCTACGACGGGCTCCAGGGGCTGCGGGCCTGA
- a CDS encoding LacI family transcriptional regulator, whose amino-acid sequence MATLAEVARHAGVSASTVSYVLSGKRSISEGTRRRVERSIQELGYHPHAGARALASSRSNIIALMVPLRTDMYVPVMMEIAIAVATTARQHGHDVLLLTGEEGPTAVRRVAASGLADAMILMDVELEDERIPLLRAGNRPGVLIGLPADTAGLTCVDLDFAATGALCADHLADLGHRSVAVVGEAAAVYRRHTGFAERTLQGLRSRAAARGIRLIHRPCEGSYESTAGTLSRIFEERPDTTALVVQNESAIAPLLALLRQQGRAVPEDVSVVAVCPDQVATQAAPQLTSVAIPAQQMGRHAVELVIAKLGGSPTEEVRLLGPELTVRASSGPAPSA is encoded by the coding sequence ATGGCCACACTCGCTGAGGTAGCCCGCCACGCCGGGGTCTCCGCCAGCACCGTCTCGTACGTCCTGAGCGGCAAGCGGTCGATCTCCGAGGGCACGCGCCGGCGGGTCGAGCGGAGCATCCAGGAACTCGGCTACCACCCGCACGCGGGCGCGCGGGCGTTGGCCAGCAGCCGCTCGAACATCATCGCCCTGATGGTGCCGCTCCGTACAGACATGTACGTCCCCGTCATGATGGAGATCGCGATAGCCGTCGCCACGACGGCCCGTCAGCACGGCCACGACGTACTCCTGCTCACCGGCGAGGAGGGCCCCACCGCGGTCCGGCGGGTCGCGGCCAGCGGACTCGCGGACGCGATGATCCTCATGGACGTCGAACTGGAGGACGAGCGCATCCCGCTGCTGCGCGCCGGGAACCGGCCCGGCGTGCTCATCGGCCTGCCCGCCGACACCGCAGGACTCACCTGCGTCGACCTCGACTTCGCCGCCACCGGCGCGCTCTGCGCCGACCACCTCGCCGACCTCGGCCACCGCTCCGTCGCCGTCGTCGGCGAGGCCGCGGCGGTCTACCGGCGTCACACGGGCTTCGCCGAGCGCACCCTCCAGGGCCTGCGCTCCCGCGCCGCCGCACGCGGGATCCGGCTCATCCACCGTCCCTGCGAAGGCAGTTACGAGTCCACTGCGGGCACCCTCTCCCGCATCTTCGAGGAACGGCCGGACACCACCGCGCTCGTCGTCCAGAACGAGTCCGCCATCGCCCCCCTCCTCGCGCTCCTGCGCCAGCAGGGCCGCGCCGTGCCCGAGGACGTCTCCGTCGTCGCCGTCTGCCCCGACCAGGTGGCCACGCAGGCCGCCCCCCAGCTCACCTCGGTCGCCATCCCCGCGCAGCAGATGGGCCGGCACGCGGTCGAACTCGTCATCGCCAAGCTGGGCGGCAGCCCGACGGAGGAGGTCCGCCTCCTCGGCCCCGAACTCACCGTGCGCGCGAGCAGCGGCCCCGCGCCGTCCGCGTGA